A part of Saccopteryx bilineata isolate mSacBil1 chromosome 8, mSacBil1_pri_phased_curated, whole genome shotgun sequence genomic DNA contains:
- the SPTSSB gene encoding serine palmitoyltransferase small subunit B codes for MEQTMDFRRVKDYFSWLYYQYQIISCCAVLEPWEQSMFNTILLTIFAMVVYTAYVFIPIHIRLAWEFFSKMCGYHSTLSN; via the coding sequence ATGGAGCAAACCATGGATTTCAGGCGTGTGAAGGACTATTTCTCCTGGCTCTACTATCAGTATCAAATCATTAGCTGCTGTGCTGTCTTGGAGCCCTGGGAGCAATCCATGTTCAATACCATCTTGCTAACCATTTTTGCTATGGTGGTATATACAGCCTATGTTTTTATTCCAATTCACATCCGCCTGGCTTGGGAATTTTTCTCCAAAATGTGTGGCTATCATAGTACACTTTCTAACTGA